The following is a genomic window from Bdellovibrionota bacterium.
CTAATAAAATACTCAATACCTTCATGGGTCTCTCCTTGTTGTTAGATCTGATTCTATGTTGTTTGATTAATTCTATCCAGCGAAAATAAAAAAACTCAAAGCCTTTCCTAAAATTTTTCTAAATTTTTAAGAAACTTTGAGTTTATTGACGCAATCCTGCGACCTGGTTACGCGGCCTTACCGATCATGGGCAAGGCGGCGGTAGATAACCAAGAGAAGTCGACACCGTGACCACGGCGCAGGTTTTTTGAGTCCAAACTTCGGTTTTATTCGTATTTTTAAAGCTTCCGAGGTATTCCGGAACATATCCTTTTGGATCCACCGTATTCTTAGCGCCGACACCCATAGTGAAGGTCACGCCACCGATAGTTGCCGTTGCCGTGTTTGAGCAAGTTGAATTTTTAGGAGCATCCGCATCCATATCACCGCAAGAAGTTGTAAGGTCTTTGGTTTCGCCATTGTAGGTGATATTCATTGCGCTCGAAGTAAATATTTTTCCTTTTCCATGAGAGAATACGTGTTCAAATCCATCAGTGAATTCACCCATGGCAACGTACTTCCTTCCACCGCTATACAAGAAAGTTCCTTTTAATGGCATATCTCCGGAACTACCCTGTCTGTAAACCGCGCACTGGCCAGTTCCGAAAGCCTGCTGAGTTACGGGGCTTCCTTTACAATCTTTTGAAGCCTCTTGGTTGATAAGAGGAGTCTTTATGAGATTTGGTTCTTCTTTTTCTTTGCAAGTACCAGATTCAACCTTGAACGGTAACATTCCCAACGTATCGGGCTTAGGGTTACAGATCACTTTTGCAGATCCTTTGCGAGAAGCCTTATCCCAAGGAGTAATGTTTGGATTGTCGTATTGAGTTCCGCCCACTTGCAGAGTTTCTCCGACCATGAGATTTCCAAATAAATTTCCAATGCAAACTTTTCCAGTCGAAGGATCACTCCACGTGATCATGGTTCCTGCAAAGGCATGACATGAACTTCCTTTGAGATCAGAAGAACTACACTCTTCTGCAAAGCAAGTTTTGGTTGTTGAAGGTTTTGGAGTCGTGCATAGCGCTTCTTCAACTGCAGCACCGTCATTTCTTATGCACGTTACTCTTCTAGTTTGAGTTCCTTCAGTTCCACACGCTATTGCGCTGCATGCGCCGTAATCTCCAACATACCAAGTGTAAGTGTACTCTGGCGGGCATTCTGTAATTGGGCACATTTGTTGAGATGGATATGCATAGCCTGGATCAAACGAAGGGATGACTCCATTGTTACAAATTCTCGACTGAGAATTACACGCGACTCCACATCTTGGATTTTTAGCCCACTGAGTGATTGATCCTCCATGAGGGGTAGATCCGCAAGACAAACAGTTTAAAGTTTGATTTTCTGGTGGAACGGTACAGTTTTGAGTTTGGCCAGTTGGTTTAGCGCCAACGCCGGTAACACACTCAGCATCTGGAGCCGTTGTTGTATTTCCCTCGACGGTCTTTTTACAAATGTAATTTGTGATGGGTCTTGTACCTGCAGAGGATTCGCAAGGACCTGTGCAAGCTCCAAATTGACTGGCTTCCCAAGAGTAAGTTGCTGGGCAAGAAGGTGATACTTGGCAAGTGGCAGGATTTTGAGTAAAGGTTCCTGCATTTCCACCAGTTTCAAAAACTCCGTTGATACAAGCTCTGAGAGTTGTATCGCAAGGTTTTCCTCCGCATTGGGCTGATTGTTTTGCGAACTCTACAGTTTCACCATGAGCGACGACAGCGTTAGTGAATGGATTGATACAGGATTTATTTCTAATATCAATCGTGTGAAAGAACGCAGGCTGTTCATCTTGTTCAAAATTTATAGCAATTGCCTTAACAGTGTAAGTTCCAGTTTGCGTGTAAGTGTGCGAGGTAAAAGCATCTGGAGCAAGAGTGTACTCATTAACACCGTCGTTATTCATATCCCAAAGAATTTGACCTTGGAAGCAAGGTTCAGCGTTGATTGAGAAAGGAGAAGTTTCTTCGTTCACGTATCCAATAGTCGGTCCACTGATCCCAGTTGGATTGACACAAATGTCATGGGCTAAAATTTGAAATGCTTTTTCTAGAGCGCAAGAGTTTCCATCAGATTTTTGGAAAGTGGCCTTTGCAACATAGCTTCCAGAACCTTCGTTAGCTCCATTGAACATATGGGACACGGTGGTTGTCGTTGTCGAAAGAATGTTGGTGCTGCCTTTTAAAAAATTCCATTGGATATTGTTTAAAGTGATTCCTGTTGGAGGGATGATTTCAAAGTTCACTGTCTTGTTGGGGTAAAGATTATTTGGTGGAGACATATCGATAGCGCCGCAAGAAGGTGAGACGTCGGTAGGGCCTTCGTTTGCAAATTCTTGGCTTTTATTTTTTGTACATGAAAGCAAACCGAGTGACACCGTCGTTATCACAAACATAAACAAGAAGTTGAATCTAAAAGATGATTTTTTCATTATGGTCCCCGAGGTTATATACTCTTTAAATTATACAACTCTTTATCGGGTTATGGTTAAAACTGTTGATGGACTTTAGAATGGAACGAGCAGGGATCAAGGCTTTGGTCTGGCTATGCTCAATGAGCAACGTTGCTAGTAGAAAATTTTTGCCATTTTGCAATCATGGCTGCCGTCATTCTCACGTGGCAGATATATCCATGAGAGCTCATTTCTTGGTGCTTAATAATCCCATCTCTTGAGAGTTCAAAAAGAAGCTGTTTATCAGCTAAAGGAATAAAAAGTTCGGTCGTGTATTCTCTAGAATCGATGGTCTTAATCATCTCTGCTTTGAGTTGATCGAGACCTGTACCTTTAATTGCCGAAATAAAAACACGGTGAGGAACATCTTTGATTTGGAATTTTTTTTCCAGAGGAGCTTTGTCAATTTTATTGAATGCATGAATGATGGTTTTGTTATCCCACTTTAAATCTTTGATAATGTCATTCACCGTTTCCATCTGCTGTTTCCATTGGCGGTGAGAGAGGTCAATCACATGGATCAACACATCGGCACTTGCAGATTCCTCGAGAGTGGCTTTAAAAGCTTCGATGAGTTTTGTCGGAAGTTTATTTATAAATCCCACGGTGTCAGTGAGGACGGCGCCGTAAGGATCGATTTCTAATTTTCTGGTGGTAGGGTCAAGAGTGGCAAAGACTTGGTCCATGGTCACCACATTTGCGCCAGTCATTGCATTCATTAGAGTGCTTTTGCCGGCGTTGGTGTAACCGATTAGCGCAAAGCTTGGAACGTTACTGGATTCTCTTTTGCTTCTTCTGGTTTTACGGGCAAGTTCGACAACTTCGAGTTTCTTTTTGATCATGGTGATTTTGTCTTTGATATGACGACGATCCAATTCAATCGCTTTTTCCCCCGGACCGACAGTTCCGATACCACCACCTTGGCGCGAAAGAGATCCGTGCCATGCACCGACCTGTCTTGAATATTGATCAAGAAGTTGGGCAAGTTCGACCTGGAGTTTACCTTCATGGCTTTGTGCGCGTTGAGCGAAAATATCTAAGATAAGTTGCGTGCGATCAACGATTGGAACACCGATGACTTTCTCTAAGTTTCTCGCTTGTACGCCAGAAAGTTGGTGATCAATAATGACAAGTTCTGCTTTAGTATCTTTGGCTAACTGTTGGAGTTCTTCGACTTTTCCGGAACCAATGAGTGTTCCCGGATTGTATTTGGGTAATGTCTGAGTGAGAGTGGCGACGACTTCGGCGCCGGCGGCCTCGGCCAATTCTGCAAGTTCACCTAAGCTTTCTTTGATATCAAAAAAGTTTTCGGTTTTAAGTCCTAATCCTACTAAAATTGCTTTCTCGCGATTTTTTCTCAGTTCTATATCTCCTACTTCCTAGCTTTCATCTCTGATTTCAGTACTCACTGTTGTGAGTACTATTTACGAGCTTTCATCTCTTTGATCACTTGAGTCTGGAGCGCGGTTAACGCTACAGTATTCACGATATCATTAACGCTGCAAGAACGCTGTAAAGTATGTGCAGGCTTTCTTAAACCCAAGAGGAATGGGCCTAAAATTTCAGCACCACCTAGACGTTGGAGCAGTTTATAGGCAATGTTGCCGGAGCTCAAATCTGGGAACATAAGAATGTTTGCACCTTTTTTGAGTTCAGAGAAATTGAATTGTTCTAGGATTATGCTCGGATCAACAGCTGTGTCCGCTTGCATTTCCCCATCCACTGCAAGGTGAGGGAATCTGTCTTTTACGATTTCTGCTGCTCTTTTCATTTTTTGTGGAGATTCGTGCTTTGCGGTGAAGTTTGAATAACTGAGCATTGCAATTCTTGGTTCGATTTCAAAGTACTGAGCAATCTCCGCCGCATCGATTGCAATCGATGCCAACTCTTCTGCCGTGGGATTTACGTTCAATGTACAATCTGAGAAGAACAATACTTTGTCTTTTAGAACAACGATGATCAGGCCAGAAGCCACTCCGGCTTTTGTTTTTCCAATGATCTCTAAGATTGGTTTTACTGACGTTGCGTAGTTCTGTGTAGCGCCGTTGATCACCGCATCGAGATCCCCAAGGTGAACAGCCATTGTTCCAAAGTAATTCGGATCTGCCATGAGTCTCATGGCTTCTGGAAGGTTAACACCTTTTCTTTTTCTCATTTCGTAAAGAGTTTGTGAATAAAGATTGAGATTAGGGTGCTGGCTCGGTCTGTGAATTTCAACATCTGCAAGTTGAGTTAAGCCAAGGCTTGCGATTTTCTTTTTTACCACGTCAGGATATCCATAAAGCACGGGTCTTGCGATCCCTTCTTCCAAGATAATGTTGCAAGCTTTTAGTACTTTTTCTGAGTGAGCTTCTGTGAATCCAATTTTTGGAAGGTCGGATT
Proteins encoded in this region:
- the hflX gene encoding GTPase HflX; protein product: MELRKNREKAILVGLGLKTENFFDIKESLGELAELAEAAGAEVVATLTQTLPKYNPGTLIGSGKVEELQQLAKDTKAELVIIDHQLSGVQARNLEKVIGVPIVDRTQLILDIFAQRAQSHEGKLQVELAQLLDQYSRQVGAWHGSLSRQGGGIGTVGPGEKAIELDRRHIKDKITMIKKKLEVVELARKTRRSKRESSNVPSFALIGYTNAGKSTLMNAMTGANVVTMDQVFATLDPTTRKLEIDPYGAVLTDTVGFINKLPTKLIEAFKATLEESASADVLIHVIDLSHRQWKQQMETVNDIIKDLKWDNKTIIHAFNKIDKAPLEKKFQIKDVPHRVFISAIKGTGLDQLKAEMIKTIDSREYTTELFIPLADKQLLFELSRDGIIKHQEMSSHGYICHVRMTAAMIAKWQKFSTSNVAH
- a CDS encoding thrombospondin type-1 domain-containing protein, producing the protein MKKSSFRFNFLFMFVITTVSLGLLSCTKNKSQEFANEGPTDVSPSCGAIDMSPPNNLYPNKTVNFEIIPPTGITLNNIQWNFLKGSTNILSTTTTTVSHMFNGANEGSGSYVAKATFQKSDGNSCALEKAFQILAHDICVNPTGISGPTIGYVNEETSPFSINAEPCFQGQILWDMNNDGVNEYTLAPDAFTSHTYTQTGTYTVKAIAINFEQDEQPAFFHTIDIRNKSCINPFTNAVVAHGETVEFAKQSAQCGGKPCDTTLRACINGVFETGGNAGTFTQNPATCQVSPSCPATYSWEASQFGACTGPCESSAGTRPITNYICKKTVEGNTTTAPDAECVTGVGAKPTGQTQNCTVPPENQTLNCLSCGSTPHGGSITQWAKNPRCGVACNSQSRICNNGVIPSFDPGYAYPSQQMCPITECPPEYTYTWYVGDYGACSAIACGTEGTQTRRVTCIRNDGAAVEEALCTTPKPSTTKTCFAEECSSSDLKGSSCHAFAGTMITWSDPSTGKVCIGNLFGNLMVGETLQVGGTQYDNPNITPWDKASRKGSAKVICNPKPDTLGMLPFKVESGTCKEKEEPNLIKTPLINQEASKDCKGSPVTQQAFGTGQCAVYRQGSSGDMPLKGTFLYSGGRKYVAMGEFTDGFEHVFSHGKGKIFTSSAMNITYNGETKDLTTSCGDMDADAPKNSTCSNTATATIGGVTFTMGVGAKNTVDPKGYVPEYLGSFKNTNKTEVWTQKTCAVVTVSTSLGYLPPPCP